One window from the genome of Hippopotamus amphibius kiboko isolate mHipAmp2 chromosome 13, mHipAmp2.hap2, whole genome shotgun sequence encodes:
- the LOC130834519 gene encoding uncharacterized protein LOC130834519, translating to MLSSGVPWAQVGGSPCPVRVDTPPSGPVRVRALSLEHPPNPQPPPCGQWSSRDPLSVPPRIPGGHIPPVTRHTHFTPFTTPCRRSDPPKSPSLTGAPLPKRRSPVKLPPSEAPRLPDPLLSGAPALADPPPTGFGERRPRQQWTWQWATVPPAHPASRACPSSEDPKTPPSFGSICTSSQTPQSGHLQFGGFDSSHGAPRSGPTGCPASSSLAVPRAGGDMTVLVHLMATNPAAQRVTRGMAANHEHCVDKSSRSRCGLGARGADA from the exons ATGCTGTCCTCAGGGGTCCCTTGGGCTCAGGTGGGTGGCTCCCCGTGTCCAGTGAGGGTGGACACCCCACCTTCTGGGCCAGTGAGGGTCCGGGCTCTGAGCCTGGAGCACCCACCCAACCCCCAGCCTCCCCCGTGTGGGCAGTGGAGCTCCAGGGACCCGCTCTCGGTACCCCCGCGCATCCCGGGAGGCCACATCCCCCCCGTCACACGTCACACCCACTTCACCCCGTTCACCACTCC GTGTCGGAGGTCAGACCCGCCCAAGTCCCCAAGCCTGACCGGGGCACCTTTACCCAAGAGACGG TCCCCCGTGAAGCTGCCCCCCTCAGAAGCACCGAGGCTGCCGGACCCTTTGCTGTCAGGTGCCCCAGCCCTGGCAGACCCACCTCCTACGGGGTTTGGGGAACGGAGGCCCAGGCAGCAGTGGACGTGGCAGTGGGCCACTGTCCCTCCCGCACACCCTGCCAGCAGAGCCTGCCCCAGCTCTGAGGATCCCAAAACCCCTCCCTCCTTCGGGTCCATCTGTACCTCCAGTCAGACACCTCAAAGCGGCCACCTGCAGTTTGGGGGCTTTGACTCATCTCACGGGGCCCCCAGGAGTGGCCCAACAGGGTGCCCTGCTTCGAGCAGTCTGGCAGTGCCCAGGGCAGGGGGTGACATGACAGTCCTCGTGCATCTCATGGCTACAAACCCCGCCGCACAGCGTGTGACACGCGGCATGGCTGCAAACCACGAACACTGTGTTGATAAGAGCAGCCGGTCCAGGTGCGGCCTGGGGGCCCGAGGTGCCGACGCCTGA